From Rudanella lutea DSM 19387, a single genomic window includes:
- a CDS encoding GNAT family N-acetyltransferase yields MIQTPRLTIRPLTLEQLQLHVADSTGLEASLGLQPGHREVTEPLLSVITHFTVPRLKDPALDPLYHTIWIAVDRDRQQIVADAKFKGEPDETGTIEIGYGTYPAFQGQGYMTEMVRGLLGWAFAQPGVLRVMADTDADNLASQRVLQKVGFRFMEKTDDLLWWEYPVTQELVFNERE; encoded by the coding sequence ATGATCCAAACCCCACGACTGACCATTCGGCCGCTGACCCTCGAGCAGCTTCAACTGCACGTAGCCGATAGTACCGGGCTCGAAGCGTCGCTTGGTTTGCAACCCGGCCACCGCGAAGTGACCGAGCCACTCCTGTCGGTAATTACGCATTTTACAGTGCCGCGCCTGAAAGACCCCGCCCTTGATCCGCTCTACCACACCATCTGGATTGCGGTTGACCGCGACCGGCAGCAGATTGTGGCCGATGCCAAATTCAAAGGCGAGCCCGACGAAACCGGCACCATTGAAATTGGGTATGGCACGTACCCGGCTTTTCAGGGACAGGGCTACATGACCGAGATGGTACGCGGGCTCCTGGGCTGGGCATTTGCGCAACCGGGGGTGTTGCGCGTGATGGCCGATACCGATGCCGACAACCTGGCCTCACAGCGGGTGTTGCAAAAGGTCGGTTTCCGGTTCATGGAAAAAACGGACGACTTACTTTGGTGGGAATATCCGGTAACTCAGGAGTTAGTATTCAATGAACGGGAGTAA
- a CDS encoding M16 family metallopeptidase produces the protein MEDYELHTLPNGIRIVHKQILHTQIAHCGIMLDIGSRDETPEQQGLAHFWEHMAFKGTEKRRSHHIINRLENVGGELNAYTTKEKVCFHASVLGLHFEKATELLADIAFHSVFPEKQIERERGVILEEMAMYYDSPEDALQDDFDGLVFQNHALGSNILGTPETVNSFTRDALQGFIADNFDTERIVFASVSNDPFAKVVRMASKYLADIPHRKTTRQRQPPGSYTPQRQTVERPITQAQCALGRPAFSLSDPKRLPFFMLVNLLGGPGMNSRLNMNLREKFGLVYSIDASFTPYIDTGFLGIYFGTDPKKVDRAHTLILKEMQQLRDKPLTTLQLHQTKEQLMGQLAMAEESNQSFMLMMAKSILDIGRVESLPDIFAEIKAVTADELQAIAQETLLPEQMSYLTFMPEK, from the coding sequence ATGGAAGATTACGAACTACACACGCTGCCCAACGGCATCCGTATTGTCCATAAACAAATACTCCACACCCAGATTGCCCACTGCGGTATCATGCTCGACATTGGTAGCCGCGACGAAACGCCCGAACAACAGGGGCTGGCGCATTTCTGGGAACATATGGCGTTTAAAGGCACCGAAAAACGACGGTCGCACCACATCATTAACCGGCTCGAAAACGTAGGCGGGGAGCTGAATGCCTACACCACCAAAGAGAAAGTCTGTTTTCACGCGTCGGTGCTGGGGCTGCACTTCGAAAAAGCCACCGAACTGCTGGCCGATATTGCCTTTCACTCGGTATTTCCCGAAAAGCAGATTGAGCGCGAACGGGGTGTCATTCTGGAAGAGATGGCCATGTACTACGACTCGCCCGAAGACGCCCTGCAAGACGACTTCGACGGGCTTGTGTTTCAGAACCACGCCCTCGGCAGCAATATTCTAGGCACGCCCGAAACCGTAAACTCGTTCACGCGCGACGCCCTGCAGGGGTTTATCGCCGACAATTTCGATACCGAACGGATTGTGTTTGCCTCGGTCAGCAACGACCCTTTTGCGAAGGTGGTGCGGATGGCCAGCAAGTATCTGGCCGATATACCCCACCGCAAAACCACCCGGCAGCGGCAACCGCCCGGTAGCTACACCCCCCAACGGCAAACCGTAGAGCGACCCATTACGCAGGCTCAATGCGCCCTCGGCCGACCGGCGTTCTCGCTCTCCGACCCCAAGCGACTTCCGTTTTTCATGCTTGTCAACCTGCTGGGTGGGCCGGGTATGAACTCACGGCTGAATATGAACCTGCGCGAAAAGTTTGGACTTGTGTATAGCATCGACGCCAGCTTTACGCCCTACATCGACACCGGTTTTCTGGGTATCTATTTCGGCACCGACCCCAAAAAGGTGGATCGGGCCCACACGCTCATCCTCAAAGAAATGCAGCAACTGCGCGACAAACCGCTCACGACGCTCCAGCTGCACCAGACCAAAGAGCAGCTGATGGGCCAGCTGGCTATGGCCGAAGAGAGCAACCAGAGCTTTATGCTCATGATGGCCAAGAGTATTCTGGACATCGGCCGGGTGGAGTCGCTACCCGATATTTTTGCCGAAATCAAAGCCGTCACGGCCGACGAGCTACAGGCCATCGCGCAGGAAACCCTCCTCCCTGAGCAGATGAGCTATCTTACCTTCATGCCCGAAAAATAG
- a CDS encoding AAA family ATPase, which yields MFESRIDLQSLTDTVATIRAEVGNVLVGQSHTLDLLLTALLADGHVLLEGVPGVAKTLTAKLLAKTISVQFSRIQFTPDLMPSDVLGTSVFQPKTGEFLFRPGPVFANIVLIDEINRAPAKTQAALFEVMEERQVTNDGTTYHLDPPFMVLATQNPVEQEGTYRLPEAQLDRFLFKIVVDYPEADDEVAILRGHHQRRHLTDAIAAVQAVLTADQLTQLRDSVQRVHVEDNLFGYIAQIVRDTRSNKSLYLGASPRASVALLNSAKALATLRGRDFVTPEDVQELAYPVLRHRVLLTPEREMEGGTADEVIGQIVERIEVPR from the coding sequence ATGTTCGAATCCCGTATTGATTTACAAAGTCTAACCGATACCGTCGCCACCATCCGCGCCGAGGTGGGCAACGTGCTCGTTGGGCAATCGCATACGCTCGACCTGCTGCTGACGGCCCTGCTCGCCGACGGGCATGTGCTTCTGGAAGGCGTGCCGGGTGTAGCAAAAACCCTCACGGCCAAGCTGCTGGCAAAAACCATTTCGGTGCAATTCAGCCGGATTCAGTTTACCCCCGACCTGATGCCTTCCGATGTGCTCGGTACGTCGGTGTTTCAACCCAAAACGGGGGAGTTTCTGTTTCGGCCGGGGCCGGTGTTTGCCAACATCGTACTCATCGACGAAATAAACCGCGCCCCGGCCAAAACGCAGGCGGCCCTGTTTGAGGTTATGGAAGAACGGCAGGTTACCAACGACGGCACCACCTACCACCTCGACCCGCCCTTTATGGTGCTGGCCACCCAAAACCCGGTGGAGCAGGAGGGAACCTACCGGCTTCCCGAGGCCCAACTCGACCGATTTCTGTTCAAAATTGTGGTCGATTACCCCGAAGCCGACGATGAGGTGGCTATTCTGCGCGGGCACCATCAGCGCCGACACCTGACCGATGCCATTGCGGCCGTGCAGGCCGTGCTCACCGCCGACCAATTGACTCAGTTGCGCGACAGTGTGCAGCGCGTGCATGTGGAAGACAATCTGTTTGGCTACATCGCGCAGATTGTACGCGACACTCGGTCCAATAAATCGTTATATCTGGGGGCCTCGCCCCGGGCGTCGGTGGCCTTGCTCAACAGTGCCAAAGCCCTGGCAACGTTGCGGGGTCGTGATTTTGTAACGCCCGAAGATGTGCAGGAGCTGGCTTACCCGGTACTCCGGCATCGGGTGTTGCTTACGCCCGAACGCGAGATGGAGGGCGGCACCGCCGACGAGGTAATTGGGCAGATAGTGGAACGGATTGAGGTGCCCCGGTAA
- a CDS encoding nuclear transport factor 2 family protein has translation MKYVFFIACLLGLTPALRAQQEAPEKVVQRQLEAYNAQNLAAFVATYADSIEIYRFPNKLQMQGKAALEKSYGELFKNNPNNYAALLGRIVQGNTVIDQEKVTGRGDREVRATAIYEVKNGLIRRVWFVY, from the coding sequence ATGAAATACGTATTCTTTATCGCCTGCCTACTGGGGCTGACGCCCGCCCTCCGCGCCCAGCAGGAGGCTCCCGAAAAAGTGGTGCAACGGCAGCTCGAAGCGTATAACGCACAGAATCTGGCGGCTTTTGTAGCTACCTATGCCGACAGCATCGAGATTTACCGATTCCCCAACAAGCTACAAATGCAGGGTAAGGCGGCCCTCGAAAAGTCGTACGGTGAACTGTTCAAAAACAACCCGAACAATTACGCGGCACTGCTGGGCCGGATTGTGCAGGGAAACACCGTAATTGATCAGGAAAAAGTAACCGGCCGGGGCGACCGCGAGGTGCGGGCTACGGCTATTTACGAAGTAAAAAACGGACTGATCCGGCGCGTGTGGTTCGTGTATTGA
- a CDS encoding sugar isomerase domain-containing protein, whose translation MITDYLQKCRAILDTVEAQQSQIEQAARLFANTILAGRMVHVFGSGHSRIMVEEMWPRYGSFPGFNPIVELSLTFHNLVVGANGQRQAMFLENVPGLADRILRNFDLSEQDTALVISSSGCNVVPIEMAELFQQRGVKVVALITKDHAAQSTSKRADGKKLSDFADLILDTGAPVGDAMVQVPGLDTPVAPGSTVGGAVIVNTIKVEVARLLTEAGHPPRVLSAGAVVGAERAVELFEAAYDEHAHRLAKLYAQVGVPSYVSGS comes from the coding sequence ATGATCACCGACTATTTACAAAAGTGCAGAGCCATTCTCGACACCGTCGAAGCCCAGCAATCCCAGATCGAACAGGCCGCCCGGCTCTTTGCCAACACCATACTCGCCGGCCGCATGGTCCACGTATTCGGGTCGGGGCACAGCCGGATCATGGTCGAAGAAATGTGGCCCCGGTACGGCTCGTTTCCGGGTTTCAACCCCATTGTGGAGTTGTCGCTTACGTTTCATAACCTCGTGGTAGGCGCCAACGGGCAACGGCAGGCCATGTTTCTCGAAAATGTGCCCGGCCTCGCCGACCGTATCCTGCGTAACTTCGACCTCTCGGAGCAGGACACGGCGCTGGTTATTTCATCGTCGGGTTGCAACGTAGTGCCCATTGAGATGGCCGAACTATTCCAGCAGCGGGGGGTGAAGGTGGTGGCCCTGATCACCAAAGACCATGCCGCCCAAAGTACCAGCAAGCGGGCCGATGGCAAAAAGCTAAGCGACTTTGCCGACCTGATTCTCGACACGGGGGCGCCCGTGGGCGATGCCATGGTGCAGGTGCCGGGGCTCGATACGCCCGTGGCGCCCGGCAGTACGGTGGGTGGGGCCGTAATTGTGAACACCATTAAGGTCGAGGTGGCCCGTCTGCTCACCGAAGCCGGGCATCCGCCCCGTGTGCTCAGTGCCGGGGCCGTAGTAGGCGCCGAGCGGGCCGTTGAACTCTTCGAGGCCGCTTACGACGAACATGCGCACCGGCTGGCCAAACTCTACGCGCAGGTGGGCGTACCGAGTTATGTGAGTGGTTCTTAA
- a CDS encoding GxxExxY protein, with the protein MNENSDLLHKETTEVVIAAYYKVYNKLGYGFLEKVYENALAHELRLQGIQCETQQAINVFYETERVGSYFADLVVEDCVVVELKAAETILPEHEHQLKSV; encoded by the coding sequence ATGAACGAAAATAGCGATCTGTTGCATAAGGAGACGACGGAAGTAGTGATTGCAGCTTACTACAAAGTCTATAATAAACTTGGGTACGGCTTTCTGGAAAAGGTTTACGAAAATGCGTTAGCGCATGAGCTAAGGCTACAGGGCATTCAGTGTGAGACTCAGCAGGCGATCAACGTATTCTATGAAACAGAACGAGTAGGTTCTTATTTCGCTGATCTCGTAGTGGAAGACTGTGTTGTTGTCGAGCTGAAAGCTGCTGAAACGATTTTACCAGAGCATGAACATCAGCTTAAATCCGTTTAA
- a CDS encoding stage II sporulation protein M yields MREAAFIRRNTEKWRSYEENPTTDPDELTDRYIELTDDLSYARTFYPDSNITKYLNSVAGRMHRGLMQNKRDDQNRFVQFWTHELPMLFRQSHRLLLVSAVFFGLACAVGWLSAANDSTFVRLILGDGYVNMTLENIKKGDPLGVYSREDGASMFLAITVNNIGVSLRTFVAGVLASFGTIVILFYNGVMLGAFQYFFYERGLLLESVLKIWIHGTLEISAIVIAGCAGLTVGNSILFPGTYSRLESFKRGAKQGLKIAIGLIPIFVVAGFLESYVTRLTLPPVISAAIIAVSAGFIGWYFIWYPIQLNNEQGTTNSTH; encoded by the coding sequence ATGCGCGAAGCAGCTTTTATCCGGCGCAACACCGAAAAGTGGCGCTCGTACGAAGAAAACCCAACCACCGACCCCGACGAGCTCACCGACCGGTACATTGAACTGACCGACGACCTTTCGTACGCGCGGACCTTCTACCCCGATTCCAACATTACCAAATACCTCAACAGCGTGGCCGGCCGCATGCACCGGGGTCTGATGCAGAACAAACGCGATGATCAGAACCGGTTTGTCCAATTCTGGACGCACGAGTTGCCCATGTTGTTTCGGCAGTCGCACCGGCTGTTGCTGGTGTCGGCGGTGTTTTTTGGGCTGGCCTGCGCGGTGGGGTGGCTGTCGGCGGCCAATGACAGTACGTTTGTGCGCCTTATTCTGGGCGACGGCTACGTAAACATGACCCTCGAAAACATCAAAAAAGGTGACCCCCTGGGTGTTTATAGCCGCGAAGACGGGGCCAGTATGTTTTTGGCCATTACCGTGAACAACATCGGGGTGTCGCTGCGCACGTTTGTGGCGGGGGTGCTGGCATCGTTCGGCACCATCGTGATCCTGTTTTACAACGGTGTGATGCTGGGAGCCTTTCAGTATTTCTTTTACGAGCGGGGCCTGTTACTGGAGTCGGTACTGAAAATCTGGATTCACGGTACTCTCGAAATTTCGGCCATCGTCATTGCCGGTTGCGCGGGCCTGACCGTGGGCAACAGTATCCTGTTTCCGGGGACGTACTCCCGGCTCGAATCGTTTAAACGGGGGGCCAAACAAGGTCTGAAAATCGCTATTGGCCTGATTCCAATTTTCGTGGTGGCCGGTTTTCTCGAAAGTTACGTGACCCGGCTCACGCTGCCGCCTGTAATTAGTGCGGCTATTATTGCGGTGTCGGCCGGGTTCATTGGCTGGTATTTTATCTGGTATCCAATTCAGTTAAACAACGAGCAAGGAACAACGAACAGTACTCACTAA
- a CDS encoding DUF4129 domain-containing protein → MRKLVFYGVLLVLGLGSPVAAQRASTDSTVVADSSRRETDTLETDELDEYFVDGVPENPSDTVAVNAPDDRSTPAVRYPTAEQLNEYRQDRAYQYGDDVPPPESFIGKLLNWFFRNLREFFASPSYQNFWRYVILLAVAALVVYLGVKAEFLGFLSTGRGGRTTLDYETLTEDIHRIDFAKELEAATEKGNFRLAVRLLYLQALKQLADRRLIDWKPDKTNQQYAYELAGQPFGPMFNTLTRDFEYVWYGNFPVGKEQFAQIQEQFGLFGRQLPTLNPARS, encoded by the coding sequence ATGCGTAAGCTCGTGTTTTACGGTGTGCTCCTCGTGCTGGGGCTGGGTAGTCCGGTGGCGGCCCAACGCGCTTCGACCGACTCGACGGTGGTGGCCGATAGCAGCCGACGCGAAACGGATACCCTCGAAACCGACGAACTGGACGAATATTTTGTGGATGGTGTGCCCGAAAACCCGTCGGATACGGTAGCGGTAAACGCCCCCGACGACCGCTCAACCCCGGCCGTGCGTTACCCCACCGCTGAGCAACTAAACGAATACCGGCAAGACCGTGCGTACCAATACGGCGACGATGTACCCCCGCCCGAAAGCTTCATCGGTAAATTGCTGAACTGGTTTTTTCGGAATCTGCGTGAGTTTTTCGCCAGTCCGTCGTACCAGAATTTCTGGCGGTACGTCATTCTGCTGGCCGTGGCGGCTCTGGTGGTGTACCTCGGCGTGAAGGCCGAATTTCTGGGGTTCCTGTCGACTGGCCGGGGTGGCCGGACGACGCTCGACTACGAAACCCTGACCGAAGATATTCACCGGATCGACTTTGCGAAGGAGCTGGAAGCTGCCACCGAAAAAGGGAATTTCCGGTTGGCCGTGCGGCTACTGTACCTGCAAGCGCTGAAGCAACTGGCCGACCGCCGACTCATTGACTGGAAGCCCGACAAAACGAATCAGCAGTACGCCTACGAGCTGGCCGGGCAACCGTTTGGCCCTATGTTCAACACCCTCACCCGCGATTTTGAGTACGTCTGGTACGGTAACTTTCCGGTCGGCAAAGAGCAGTTTGCCCAGATTCAGGAGCAGTTCGGTTTGTTTGGTCGTCAGTTGCCCACCCTAAACCCGGCCCGCTCATGA
- the pyk gene encoding pyruvate kinase: MSKKTKIVATVGPASEAKDQLLALAKAGVNVFRLNFSHGTHEDHLERVKRIRELNEEYNLNLCILQDLQGPKIRIGNVENKDGVMLLPGSRLTFTNDDIIGNSERVSTPYKDMYKDVHPGERILMDDGKLEVRVIETQGTDVITEVVYGGPMKSKKGVNLPNTKVSMPAVTEKDWADLDFGLENDVEWIALSFVREASEILEIKEYIRSKGKKSRVIAKIEKPEAIANIDEIVAATDGLMVARGDLGVELPAEEVPMIQKMLVEKCNRAAKPVIVATQMLESMIDAPRPTRAEINDIANSVLDGADAVMLSAETASGKYPILAVESMANTIRQVEASTDKIYFRYHAHVNEEPTENVLNDNVVMSACRLARDTKAKAVIGITTSGYTAFRLSHHRPKADLYIFSADARLRNQLGLYWGVQVLPYAPDADSTIDQTVDKIKDVLLEQGALEAGDIFINTLSMPLAKRSKTNTVKLSVVD; the protein is encoded by the coding sequence ATGTCCAAGAAAACCAAGATTGTTGCCACTGTTGGCCCGGCTTCCGAAGCGAAAGATCAGTTGCTGGCGCTGGCAAAAGCCGGAGTAAATGTTTTTCGTCTGAATTTTTCCCACGGAACCCACGAAGATCACTTAGAGCGCGTTAAACGTATTCGCGAACTGAATGAGGAGTACAACCTGAACCTGTGCATTTTGCAGGATTTGCAGGGGCCCAAAATCCGGATTGGTAACGTCGAGAACAAAGATGGCGTGATGCTGCTGCCGGGAAGTCGGCTGACGTTTACCAACGATGATATTATCGGGAATTCCGAACGCGTGAGTACACCCTACAAGGATATGTACAAAGACGTTCACCCCGGCGAGCGAATCCTGATGGACGACGGCAAGCTGGAAGTGCGCGTGATCGAAACGCAGGGTACCGACGTAATTACGGAAGTCGTTTACGGCGGCCCCATGAAGTCGAAGAAAGGGGTAAACCTGCCCAATACGAAGGTGTCGATGCCGGCCGTGACCGAAAAAGACTGGGCCGACCTCGACTTTGGCCTCGAAAACGATGTAGAGTGGATTGCCCTCTCGTTTGTCCGCGAAGCGTCAGAAATCCTCGAAATTAAAGAATACATCCGGTCGAAAGGCAAAAAGTCGCGCGTGATTGCTAAAATCGAGAAGCCCGAAGCCATTGCCAATATCGATGAGATTGTAGCCGCTACCGATGGCCTGATGGTAGCCCGCGGTGACCTCGGTGTGGAACTACCGGCCGAAGAGGTACCGATGATCCAGAAAATGCTGGTGGAAAAGTGCAACCGGGCCGCCAAGCCCGTGATTGTGGCGACGCAGATGCTCGAAAGCATGATTGACGCGCCCCGCCCCACCCGCGCCGAAATTAACGACATTGCCAACTCGGTACTCGACGGAGCCGATGCCGTCATGCTCAGCGCCGAAACGGCGTCGGGTAAGTACCCGATTCTGGCCGTCGAGAGTATGGCCAACACCATTCGTCAGGTAGAGGCTTCGACCGACAAAATTTATTTCCGGTACCACGCCCACGTCAACGAGGAGCCGACCGAGAACGTCCTGAACGACAACGTGGTAATGAGCGCCTGCCGACTGGCCCGCGATACCAAAGCCAAAGCCGTGATCGGCATTACAACCTCGGGTTACACGGCCTTCCGGTTGTCGCACCACCGCCCCAAAGCCGATTTGTACATTTTCTCGGCCGATGCGCGCCTGCGGAATCAGCTTGGGTTGTATTGGGGGGTGCAGGTGCTGCCCTACGCGCCCGACGCCGACAGCACGATTGATCAGACCGTTGATAAGATCAAGGATGTGTTGCTGGAGCAGGGTGCCCTCGAAGCCGGCGACATCTTTATCAATACCCTGAGTATGCCACTGGCTAAGCGTAGCAAAACCAATACGGTGAAGCTGAGCGTAGTTGACTAA
- a CDS encoding ROK family protein, whose protein sequence is MQTAIGIDLGGTWIKGVLMNLETGEMLKQLYQPTTGEKDWKEAVRDSVGALRQEATALHSDAQVRAVGLSAPGLPNAANDAIAFMPGRLQGLENFHWGHFLNTPVRVVNDAHAALLAESCFGAAKGLPNVLMLTLGTGVGGGILIGGKLYQGNFQKAGHLGHITVDADGERDITGMPGSLEDAIGNATVELRSLGRFSSTYQLLEAYKQGDYLAQWVWLSSVRKLAIGLSSLINCFSPDMVVLGGGITQAEDNLLLPLATFMEQYEWRPGGHTTPIRLAQFGDMAGAIGAASFAIQAMDF, encoded by the coding sequence ATGCAAACAGCGATTGGTATCGACCTGGGCGGCACCTGGATCAAAGGGGTGCTAATGAACCTTGAGACGGGCGAAATGCTGAAACAACTTTACCAGCCAACCACGGGCGAAAAAGACTGGAAAGAAGCCGTCCGCGACTCGGTAGGGGCGCTACGGCAGGAGGCCACGGCCTTACACTCCGACGCGCAGGTGCGGGCCGTGGGGTTGTCGGCACCGGGGTTGCCCAATGCGGCCAACGATGCCATTGCCTTCATGCCGGGTCGGTTGCAGGGGCTCGAAAACTTTCACTGGGGGCATTTTCTGAACACGCCGGTGCGGGTGGTCAACGATGCGCACGCGGCTTTGCTGGCCGAAAGTTGCTTTGGCGCGGCTAAGGGCTTGCCCAATGTGCTGATGCTCACGCTTGGTACGGGGGTAGGCGGGGGCATTCTGATCGGCGGGAAGCTGTACCAGGGTAATTTCCAGAAAGCGGGGCATTTGGGGCATATCACGGTCGACGCTGATGGCGAGCGCGACATTACGGGAATGCCTGGTAGCCTCGAAGATGCCATCGGCAACGCCACGGTTGAGCTGCGGTCACTGGGGCGGTTCAGCAGTACGTATCAGCTGCTCGAAGCCTACAAGCAGGGTGATTATCTGGCGCAGTGGGTTTGGCTCAGCTCGGTGCGTAAACTGGCCATCGGGCTTAGTTCGCTCATCAACTGTTTCTCGCCCGACATGGTGGTGTTGGGTGGGGGTATCACGCAGGCCGAAGATAACCTGTTGCTCCCGTTGGCTACGTTTATGGAGCAGTACGAGTGGCGCCCCGGTGGCCACACGACGCCCATCCGGCTGGCGCAGTTTGGCGATATGGCCGGGGCTATCGGTGCCGCCAGCTTTGCGATTCAGGCTATGGATTTCTGA
- a CDS encoding methionine synthase, which yields MQPVPIKTTVVGSMPFPGWLEFASQNLNAFGPADIQEMIEDAVIASIHDQVSAGLDVITDGEQTRFDFNLSFYGYIRGIQNNDTELRRFGPPAHDQRGKHNIVEPLTAPRGLGVVEEYERLKRLAPAGQGVKVSIPGPYTLSGRLLPGHHYKDRWDVTEALLPLVRKEIEDLVALGVPEICVDEPSMSCYAYREDTKRFVDIFNRTVAPGVGKTRLSMHLCFGNYKGRSVGKKTIAPMLPDFLDMTVDELHSEMTILNFSEIHLLERFAERFDVAVGVIDVKSYYIETPDDVAGRIRQCLRYVPADKLAVAPDCGLSQTARWAAKQKLTNMVAGAKLVRASL from the coding sequence TTGCAACCTGTACCCATCAAAACAACCGTAGTGGGCTCCATGCCCTTTCCCGGCTGGCTCGAATTTGCGAGCCAAAACCTGAACGCCTTCGGCCCGGCCGACATTCAGGAGATGATTGAAGATGCCGTGATTGCGTCGATTCACGATCAGGTATCGGCCGGTCTCGACGTCATCACCGACGGCGAACAAACCCGGTTCGATTTCAACCTGTCGTTTTACGGCTATATCCGGGGTATTCAGAACAACGATACCGAGTTGCGCCGGTTTGGCCCGCCCGCCCACGATCAGCGTGGTAAGCACAACATTGTGGAGCCGCTCACGGCCCCGCGCGGGTTGGGGGTAGTCGAGGAGTACGAGCGTCTGAAACGACTCGCCCCCGCCGGGCAGGGCGTTAAGGTGTCTATTCCGGGGCCTTACACGCTCAGCGGCCGGTTGCTGCCGGGGCATCATTACAAAGATCGATGGGATGTGACCGAGGCTCTGTTGCCGCTGGTGCGGAAGGAGATCGAAGACCTCGTAGCATTGGGTGTGCCCGAAATTTGCGTCGATGAGCCGTCGATGTCGTGTTATGCCTACCGCGAAGACACCAAGCGGTTTGTCGATATTTTCAACCGGACGGTGGCTCCGGGCGTGGGCAAAACCCGCCTGTCTATGCACCTCTGCTTTGGGAATTACAAAGGCCGGTCGGTGGGGAAAAAGACCATCGCACCCATGTTGCCCGATTTTCTGGACATGACCGTCGATGAGTTGCACTCGGAGATGACCATCCTGAATTTCTCGGAAATACACTTGCTGGAGCGTTTTGCCGAGCGGTTCGACGTAGCCGTGGGGGTAATTGACGTAAAAAGTTATTACATCGAAACCCCCGACGATGTGGCCGGGCGCATCCGGCAATGCCTTCGGTACGTACCCGCCGATAAGTTGGCTGTAGCGCCCGATTGCGGCCTTAGTCAGACAGCGCGCTGGGCCGCAAAGCAGAAATTAACCAACATGGTAGCCGGTGCCAAACTCGTTCGGGCTTCGTTATAA
- a CDS encoding DUF4350 domain-containing protein, with the protein MKFNRYFFILLAFVLAYGLFEFYRPKPIDWSASYRNTDKIPFGTRALYELLPSVMGQASVKSVRLPVYNFLTELKPVTPSNYVFVARSLRFDDTDVRQLLRYVGRGNAAFLSAYYFPDTLGRVLGFRALVKPPRLKDTLLTNQFTNPALQKRGGYNFFHDDGRNYLVTKDARNTVVLARNSRNEPTYIQIRYGKGFFYIHNLPLALTNFFVLDRKTSDYAFKTLSYLPARPTYWDEYQKQGRFDDDEQSIFRYVLSQPALTWAYYLLVVGLLLYALLAGKRTQRVIPVVEPPRNTSLEFVQTVGRVYYQQGDHNHLGQKMIQFFLAHLRERYGLVTTTLDSEFAEALSRRTGVELSDAQDLVQALQAARRTVTLSEEDVLILNGKIENFRQAVAN; encoded by the coding sequence ATGAAATTCAACCGCTACTTTTTCATCCTGCTGGCGTTTGTGCTGGCCTATGGGCTGTTTGAGTTTTACCGTCCCAAACCCATTGACTGGTCGGCATCCTACCGCAACACCGACAAGATTCCGTTCGGTACGCGGGCTTTGTATGAGTTGCTGCCCTCGGTGATGGGGCAGGCTTCGGTAAAAAGCGTGCGGTTACCAGTGTACAATTTTCTGACCGAGTTGAAACCCGTAACCCCCAGTAATTACGTGTTTGTGGCTCGCTCGCTCCGGTTCGATGATACCGATGTGCGGCAGTTGCTCCGGTACGTAGGGCGGGGCAACGCGGCCTTTTTATCGGCCTATTATTTCCCCGATACCCTCGGCCGGGTGTTGGGCTTCCGGGCGTTGGTGAAACCGCCCCGGCTCAAAGACACCCTGCTGACTAACCAGTTTACCAACCCTGCTCTGCAAAAGCGCGGAGGCTATAATTTTTTTCACGACGACGGGCGCAACTATCTCGTTACCAAAGACGCCCGCAACACGGTAGTGCTGGCCCGCAACAGCCGTAACGAGCCGACGTACATCCAGATTCGCTACGGTAAGGGCTTTTTTTACATTCATAACCTGCCGCTGGCCCTGACCAATTTCTTTGTGCTCGACCGTAAAACGAGCGACTACGCGTTCAAAACGCTGTCGTACCTGCCCGCCCGCCCAACCTATTGGGACGAGTACCAGAAACAGGGTCGCTTCGACGACGATGAGCAGTCTATTTTTCGGTACGTGCTGAGTCAGCCCGCCCTGACGTGGGCGTATTACCTGCTGGTAGTGGGACTGCTTCTGTACGCGTTGCTGGCGGGCAAGCGCACCCAACGCGTGATTCCGGTGGTGGAGCCCCCTCGTAATACCTCGCTTGAATTTGTGCAGACCGTGGGCCGGGTGTATTACCAGCAAGGCGACCATAACCACTTGGGGCAGAAGATGATTCAGTTTTTTCTGGCTCACCTGCGCGAACGCTACGGGCTGGTCACCACCACGCTCGATTCTGAATTTGCCGAAGCCCTCAGCCGCCGAACGGGCGTTGAACTATCCGACGCGCAGGATCTGGTACAGGCCTTGCAGGCGGCCCGGCGCACCGTAACCCTTTCAGAAGAAGATGTGCTGATTCTGAACGGAAAAATTGAGAACTTTCGGCAGGCAGTGGCCAATTGA